The nucleotide window CGGTCACGGTGATCTCGCGGCCGGGAGCGACGTATTCACCGACGCGTTCGACGATTCCGGCCGTGGGCAGAATTTCGTAGCGGGCGGTGCTGAGAAGCGTGCGCAGAGTCGCCTGTGACATCCTCGTCTCCTTCGCGAACGGCCGATTCATGAAACTCGGAGTCCGAGTCCCTTGCGTCCCGGTGCCTTCGATCCTACACTCATTATACCCATAATATGGGAATTGAGTTCCATAATATAGAACTGTGCGAGCAGGGGGAACACCATGGACAACAACGTCCCCACAGTGGACCAAAGCGACAGAGAAGTCCCGATCAACCTACGACAGTCCGGGCCGACCCCGGTCGAGATGCTCATCGACACCCGAGTCCGCAAGTCCCCGTACTGGGAACTGTCCATGCAGCAAGGATGCTGGCGGGCCTCGATCTACAACCGGATGTATCACCCGCGCGGCTACATTCCCCGCGACGAAGGCGGGATGATGGCCGAGTATCAATCACTCGTCAACGACGTCACCTTGTGGAACGTCGCCGTGGAACGGCAGATCCAGGTCAAGGGCCCCGACGCCGAGGCGTTCGTGAACTTCGTCATCACCCGTGACGCGACGAAGATCCCGGTGATGCGCGCCCGCTACGTCATTCTGTGCAATGAAGCAGGCGGCATCCTCAACGATCCGATCCTGCTGCGGGTCGCGATCGACGAGTTCTGGTTCAGCCTCTCCGACACCGACCTCATGCTCTGGCTGCAGGGGGTCAACGTCGGCGGCCGATTCGACGTCACGATCGGCGAGATCGACGTTTCGCCGGTGCAGGTCCAAGGACCGAAGTCCGTCGACGTCATCGCCGACCTCGTCGGTGAGGAGGGACGGACCCTGCCGAGCTACGGTCTCATGGAGGCCCAGGTCGGCGGCCGCGACGTCATCATCTCCCAGACGGGGTTCACCGGGGAGAAGGGGTACGAGATCTACCTCAAGGACGCGACGAAGTACGCCGAGGATATGTGGAATGCCGTGCTGGAGGCCGGTGCGCCCTACAACCTCAGGGTCGTCGCCCCGAGCCACCACCGCAGGATCGCCGCGGGCATCCTCTCGTGGGGCCAGGACATGGACTTCGAGACCCTGCCCTTCCAGGTCAACCTGTCCTACCAGGTACCGCGGAAGAAGGAAGCCGACTACATCGGCAAGGCAAGGCTCGAAGAAGTGCGCGGACTGCTCGAGGCCGGCACCCCGCCGTACCGGACGCAGCTCGTGGGTCTGCTGGTCGGCGGCAAACCGATCACGGACTATGCGCCGGACTTCTGGCTCGTCAGCGCAAGTGCCGAGGGAGATGCCGTCGGCTATGTGACGTCCCCGTGGTACTCGCCGGAGCTCGAAGCGAATATCGCGATGGCGCATGTGCCGGTCGAAGCCACGGCGCTCGGCACCGAATACTGGGTGCACCTGCCGGAGCCGTTCGCGGACACCCCGGGAGTCCCGGTCCGCGCCGAGGTGGTCGAGATGCCGTTCCGCCCGAGTGTCAACCCCAATCAGCGTGAGCGTCTGAAGATGCGCGGCCTCGACGCCGCCGTCTGAGACCACTCCCGCTCCCGAGACCGAGCGCGGTCGCCGTTGCCTCAGGCCGGCGGCCGCGTTCGCATGCCCGGGCTCGGAACGCGCAGCGATCTCGCGCCGGCAGTCCGCACTGTCAGTGGCAGCCCCTACCGTTCGGTGCCTGCTTGGCGTGGGTGCATCCCTCACTGTCAGCGGCACCTCCTACAGTTCGGGCAGAGCGCTGCTGCGCCGGCATCCCGCACCGGTAGCGGTGCCTCCTACAGATAGTCGCGCACCCCTCACCGTTAGGTTCACACCACCCCGTTGCAACGGGATGATATGAACCTAACGGTGAGGGGTGCGTGGAAGTGGCTGCGCAGGGAAGTGGATGCACAGGGAGGTGGCTGCGCAGGGAGGTGGATGCACAGGGAGGTGGCTGCGCGGGAACGAAGCGGGTGCCCCGCCTCGGTGAGGGGTGCGTTGTGGTGCCGCGTGGCGGCGACGGAGCGGGTGCCGCCGCGGCGGTTACTTCTTGCGCAGCGACTTCACCTTCGCGAGCAGCTCGGTCTCAGCGTTCGGGCCGGCCTTGATGCCGGTGGGCAGGCGGAACATGAACCAGATGCCGACGAGCAGCCAGACCGCGAAGCCGACCCACGACTGCCACGCCAGCTGCGCAGAGACCGGGGTGATCGGGATGTAGAGGATGAAGAGGATGAACGTGAGCACCGACGAGATCACTCCGATGATCACGCCGCCGTTGCGGGCACCGCCGATGCGCAGGGGCCGTTCCATGTTCGGTTCGCGCTTGCGCAGCACGAGGAACCCGACGCTGACGAGGAAGTACGCGATGACGATGGCCGGCGACCCGGCGTCGACGATCCACCCGAGTGCGGCGGTGCCGAAGAACGGTGCGATCGCCGAGAGGATGCCGATGAAGATGATGGCGTTCGACGGGGTGCGGTACTTCGGATGCAGCTTGCCGAACCACTTCGGGATCATTCCGGCCGCGGCCATCGCCCACATCAGGCGCGAGGAGCCCATGAGGAAGGCGTTCCACGACGTGATGATTCCGGCGAGACCGCCGGCGATGACGATCTTGCCCCAGACGGTCGAGTCGAACATGATCGACAGCGCGTCAGCCGTGACCAGATCATGGGTGCCCAGCTGCGACGCCGGCATCGCCATCGACGTGGTGCCGATGATGATGATGTAGAAGACGATCGCCATGACCACGGACAGCACGACGAGCTTGCCGATCTTCGCCGGAGGAAGCTTGACCTCCTCGGCGGACTGCGGGATGACGTCGAAACCGACGAAGAGGAACGGCACGACCGCCATGACGCCGATGAACCCGGCGCCGCCGCCGGTGAACAGCGGTTCGGTGTTCTCCAGCTTGCCGCCGACGAAACCGCCGGTCAGCAGCATGAGGCCGACGATGATGAGGAACCAGACGACGAAGGTCTGGACCATTGAGGCGATCTTGACGCCGCGGATGTTGACGAAGGCGATGATGATCGCGGTGATCGTGCCGACCAGCGCCCACGTGAGGTAGACGTCGAAGCCGGCGACGTTCCACAGTTTGATCTGCTCGAGATTCGGGAACAGGTAGACCGCGGTCTTCGGCACGGACACTGCCTCGAACATGACGACGCTGATGTATCCGCCGGTGATCGCCCACGACCCGAACAGAGACACCCGCGGGCCCATTGCCCGGATGAGGTAGTTGTGCTCACCTCCGGCGTGCGGCATGGCCGCCACCATCTCCGAATACACTGTGCCGACGAAGCACATGATGATGCCGCCGACGGCGAAGGCGATGATCGCCCCGAGCGTGCCCGCACCGTTGAGCCATTCTCCGGTGAGCACGACCCAGCCGAAGCCGATCATCGCGCCGAAGCCGATGAAGAGTGCATCGACCGTGCCGAGGGCGCGGACGAAGCCGTGTCCCCGGTCCTCGGTGATGGTCTGGGATTCGGATTGACTCATGGGATACCTCGACACTTCTCTGTGGACGAACTGCAGCTGCTTTCGATGCGTCTCGGAAACGAGCTGCGAGACGAGCCGCGGGCAGAGCACGGGCACGGGCATGGCACGGGGTGACTCCAGGCCGACCCGAACCACTCAGAATGGCAGAGTAGCAGGATTCTGACCGTTACCGGGGAGTTGTCTGCACACAGGTTCATCCCCGAGCAATGGTGCTACATTTCGTGAGTGCACAGCTCACATCGCTCAGCGATCGTCCGCGTCATCGCGGGCTACCTCATGGCACTGGTCACCGGAACGACTCTGCTCATGACCCCGGCAGCCACCGTCGCCGAAGGCGGCATCTCACTGCTCAAAGCCCTCTTCACCGCCACCTCGGCGCTGAGCGTCACCGGCCTGGTCGTCCTCGACACCGGGCAGGACTTCACGCTCTTCGGCCAGATCGTCATCATCTGCCTCATCCAGGCCGGCGGGCTCGGTGTCCTCCTGCTCACTGCTCTTCTCGCTCTGCTGCTGGCAGGCAAGGCCGGTCTGCGGCTGCGCCAGTCCGTGGCCTCGGAGACCAAAAGCGACGCGATCGGCGGCGTCAAGCCCCTCGTTCTGCGCATCACGGCACTGACCTTCGGTACGGAACTCGCGGTCGCCTCGGCGCTGTTCCTCCGGTTCTCCCTCCATTACGACGAACCGGTCGCACGCGCGATCTGGGACGCGATCTTCCACTCGATCTCCGCGTTCAACAACGCCGGATTCGGCCTCCGCAAGGACAACCTCATGGGGTACGTGGCCGATCCCTTCATCTGCGGTCCCATCGGGCTGGCGGTCGTCCTCGGCGGGCTCGGCTATCCGGTGCTCATCGAACTCGTCCGGCGATACCGGACCCCGCTGAGATGGGGTCTGACCACGCGGATCATGGTCGTGCTCACCCCGGTCCTGCTCATCGGGGGCACCGTCTTCATCGCCGTGATCGAGTGGAACAACGACGCGACGATGGGCCACCTCGACGCGTGGGGGAAGATCCAGGCGGCCACATTCCAGTCGACGATCACCCGCACGGCCGGGTTCAATTCGATCGACATCAGCCAGATGCACACGGTGTCGTGGTTCGGCATGGACATCCTCATGTTCATCGGCGGCGGCCCGGCCGGCACCGCGGGCGGCGTGAAGATCACGACGATGGCCGTGCTCGCGGCCACGACCTGGACGGAGATCAGCGGCGGACGCTCGGTCACGCTCTTCGGTCGCCGCATCTCCCGTGACGTGCACCGACAGGCGACGACGGTCATCGTCCTCGCGCTCGGCTGGGTGCTGCTGGCCACGATGGTCATCCTGCTCTGCGATCCGAGGTTCGGCCTCAGCCGGGTCCTCTTCGAAGTCATCTCCGGCTTCGGCACAGTCGGCCTGTCGACCGGAATCACCGCGGACCTCTCGGCCCCCAGCCAGATCGTCCTCATCCTCACCATGGCGCTCGGCCGGCTCGGCCCGGTGACCGTCGCCTCCGGGCTGGCCCTGCGCGAACGACCCATCCGCTACGAACTTCCGAAGGAACGACCGCTGATCGGCTGAGCGCCGGATCATCGAATGCCGACACCCTCGCCGAGGCGGCCCGACCGTCAGTCGGAGCGCTGAGCAGGGCGAAGGTTGAGAAAGGACACGACAGTGAACGAAAGATCTTGGATGGCGCGATCAGCGTCGTTCTTCACCGGCGACCCCACACCCCTGGCCAAGGACGGGGCGGTGGCCGTCATCGGGCTCGGCCGCTTCGGCGGATCCTTGGCCCGTGAGCTCGCCGAGCACGGGGTCGAGGTCATCGGCGTCGACATCGACGAAGCGGCGGTGTCCGAATACGCCGACATCATCGCCTACGCCTCCCGCGCGGATGCCACCGACGAGGTGGTGCTGCGGCAGCTGGGCATCGACGAGGTCTCCCGCGTCGTCATCGCCATCGGCAGCGACCTCCAGGCGAGCATCCTCGCAGCCTCCCGGATCCTCAAACTCGGCAATCGGCACATCTGGGCGAAGGCGATCAGCGAACCCCACGCCGAGATCCTCCACCAGCTGGGCATCACGAACGTCATCAGCCCCGAAAACGACATGGGCCGGCGTCTGGCGCACCTGATCAGAGGGCACATCTCGGACTTCCTGCCCATCGACGAGGATTTCGTCCTCGCCCGCACCACCCCGCCGGTGCGTGTCGCCGACGTGCCCTTGGCTTCGCTGGGGCTGCGCGGGAGATACGACGTCACGATCGTCGCCTTCAAGCGTCGAGGCGGCTCCCACTGGGACATCGCCGATCGTGACGTCATCCTCTACGCCGACGACGAGATCCTCGTGGCAGGGAATCCGAAGAAGGTCGAGGCCTTCAGCGAATTGGACAAGGACGCCGACGCATAGGCCGACGTCCTTGGGTCCGTGTTGCTGCGGTTGGTCTGGCGACCCTCACTCGCCGAGGTCGACGACCTCGAACTCGAGGAGATTCGCCTGCTCGGAGACGGGCTTCTTGCCGCTGGTCTCGTGGGCAGGCGAGCGGTTGGCGCGCCAGTTCTCGAAGTCCTCACGGGTCGCCCACTGAGTGTAGACGAAGTACTGGTCCCCGCCGGCCACCGGGCGCAGCAGCTGGAACCCTTCGAAGCCGGGGGAGCCGTCGACCGAGTGCTTGCGTTCGGCGAAGCGCTTCTCGAGTTCGGCCCGAGCCGGTTCCGGGACGGTGAGGGCATTGATGGCGACGACTGACATGGTGACTCCTATTCGGTGTATCTGACGGACTCGTTTCGACCCTACGTCGTTGACCCGAGTGCTGTCTGAGGAGTCCGGCAGAGCGCACTCAGCGTCTCAGATTCCGTGCCTCAGAAGTCCTGCCGGCGCAGACGCCACGTCGCCAGCATTGCTCCGCCGACCACCCAGACGATGAGGACGAGGAGGGCTGGGAGGACACCGACGTACTCGGTTCCTCCCGCCTCGGCGATTCCGCTGACATTGTGGACGGCACCCAAAGGAAGCAGCGGTCGGATGAGGGAAGCCGGACCGTCGGGCAGCCACCCGGCGACCATCGACCCGGAGAGCAGAGCCAGCGGTGTGAGCACTCCGCCGGCAACCGACCGGAACGCGACCGCGCCGAACACCGCGAGGACCGAGAAGATCACGGGCAGCAGGGCGCCGCCGAGCGCGAGCCGGAGATGATCGGGACCGAAGGCGACTTCGAGGACCTCCTTCCCATCGGCGCCGGCGACAGTCCCCGCGAGGACGATGCCGCAGAGGGTGACGGCCACGGCGGTGACGACCGCGGTGACAGCCGAGGCCACAGCGATGACGAGGGTCTTCGCCGTCACGATGTGGCCCCTGCCGCGGGTCCGCAGCAGAGCCTCCGTGATCGCCCCGGTGCGGAATTCGGCCCCGGCGAACCAGGCCGCGAGGACGACGAGAACAGCTGCGGCGGCATCGACGCCGAGGACGCCGGCCGAGAGCACATCCTCGGTGCCGGTGTCCGTCAGTGCCGTACCGCGGGTGGCGGGAAT belongs to Brevibacterium spongiae and includes:
- a CDS encoding antibiotic biosynthesis monooxygenase family protein, translated to MSVVAINALTVPEPARAELEKRFAERKHSVDGSPGFEGFQLLRPVAGGDQYFVYTQWATREDFENWRANRSPAHETSGKKPVSEQANLLEFEVVDLGE
- a CDS encoding TrkH family potassium uptake protein, whose protein sequence is MHSSHRSAIVRVIAGYLMALVTGTTLLMTPAATVAEGGISLLKALFTATSALSVTGLVVLDTGQDFTLFGQIVIICLIQAGGLGVLLLTALLALLLAGKAGLRLRQSVASETKSDAIGGVKPLVLRITALTFGTELAVASALFLRFSLHYDEPVARAIWDAIFHSISAFNNAGFGLRKDNLMGYVADPFICGPIGLAVVLGGLGYPVLIELVRRYRTPLRWGLTTRIMVVLTPVLLIGGTVFIAVIEWNNDATMGHLDAWGKIQAATFQSTITRTAGFNSIDISQMHTVSWFGMDILMFIGGGPAGTAGGVKITTMAVLAATTWTEISGGRSVTLFGRRISRDVHRQATTVIVLALGWVLLATMVILLCDPRFGLSRVLFEVISGFGTVGLSTGITADLSAPSQIVLILTMALGRLGPVTVASGLALRERPIRYELPKERPLIG
- a CDS encoding potassium channel family protein — its product is MARSASFFTGDPTPLAKDGAVAVIGLGRFGGSLARELAEHGVEVIGVDIDEAAVSEYADIIAYASRADATDEVVLRQLGIDEVSRVVIAIGSDLQASILAASRILKLGNRHIWAKAISEPHAEILHQLGITNVISPENDMGRRLAHLIRGHISDFLPIDEDFVLARTTPPVRVADVPLASLGLRGRYDVTIVAFKRRGGSHWDIADRDVILYADDEILVAGNPKKVEAFSELDKDADA
- a CDS encoding APC family permease; amino-acid sequence: MSQSESQTITEDRGHGFVRALGTVDALFIGFGAMIGFGWVVLTGEWLNGAGTLGAIIAFAVGGIIMCFVGTVYSEMVAAMPHAGGEHNYLIRAMGPRVSLFGSWAITGGYISVVMFEAVSVPKTAVYLFPNLEQIKLWNVAGFDVYLTWALVGTITAIIIAFVNIRGVKIASMVQTFVVWFLIIVGLMLLTGGFVGGKLENTEPLFTGGGAGFIGVMAVVPFLFVGFDVIPQSAEEVKLPPAKIGKLVVLSVVMAIVFYIIIIGTTSMAMPASQLGTHDLVTADALSIMFDSTVWGKIVIAGGLAGIITSWNAFLMGSSRLMWAMAAAGMIPKWFGKLHPKYRTPSNAIIFIGILSAIAPFFGTAALGWIVDAGSPAIVIAYFLVSVGFLVLRKREPNMERPLRIGGARNGGVIIGVISSVLTFILFILYIPITPVSAQLAWQSWVGFAVWLLVGIWFMFRLPTGIKAGPNAETELLAKVKSLRKK
- a CDS encoding ABC transporter permease, whose protein sequence is MSTTTRAPKTSAPRWISAEWAKFRDLRRPRRLLITALVLGVGTAVLLILTIPATRGTALTDTGTEDVLSAGVLGVDAAAAVLVVLAAWFAGAEFRTGAITEALLRTRGRGHIVTAKTLVIAVASAVTAVVTAVAVTLCGIVLAGTVAGADGKEVLEVAFGPDHLRLALGGALLPVIFSVLAVFGAVAFRSVAGGVLTPLALLSGSMVAGWLPDGPASLIRPLLPLGAVHNVSGIAEAGGTEYVGVLPALLVLIVWVVGGAMLATWRLRRQDF
- a CDS encoding glycine cleavage T C-terminal barrel domain-containing protein; this encodes MDNNVPTVDQSDREVPINLRQSGPTPVEMLIDTRVRKSPYWELSMQQGCWRASIYNRMYHPRGYIPRDEGGMMAEYQSLVNDVTLWNVAVERQIQVKGPDAEAFVNFVITRDATKIPVMRARYVILCNEAGGILNDPILLRVAIDEFWFSLSDTDLMLWLQGVNVGGRFDVTIGEIDVSPVQVQGPKSVDVIADLVGEEGRTLPSYGLMEAQVGGRDVIISQTGFTGEKGYEIYLKDATKYAEDMWNAVLEAGAPYNLRVVAPSHHRRIAAGILSWGQDMDFETLPFQVNLSYQVPRKKEADYIGKARLEEVRGLLEAGTPPYRTQLVGLLVGGKPITDYAPDFWLVSASAEGDAVGYVTSPWYSPELEANIAMAHVPVEATALGTEYWVHLPEPFADTPGVPVRAEVVEMPFRPSVNPNQRERLKMRGLDAAV